In one window of Comamonas testosteroni DNA:
- a CDS encoding winged helix-turn-helix domain-containing protein, translating to MRWRHLALASQGLGLRKRFSKGPAGTLAAIEHLGYVQIDTLSVVERAHHHVLWNRVPGYSRLHLNQLTSTGKIFEHWFHAAAYLPMRDYRYALPLMLSFRRGESPYFKNVDKGLMAEIIARVRGEGVLKTRDLKESTKGKGVWWDHGPGRRALEKLFMQGDLMICERNGMEKLYVLPEQLIPPGLNQQEPSPEEVAAYLIDNAMRAHGVFTLGQLLHLRTGKPLRNAIRELLQARLEQGMVQKLDTPLLPDAYAVEVEHLATRHPQSGAEVRLLSPFDNAVIHRERLKQMFNFEYRLESYVPATQRKYGYFCLPILWQEAFVGRIDCKVDRAAARLHVHNLHLEPGWVPDVIFHQRLQDAVSELAHFCGCTDVQ from the coding sequence ATGCGTTGGCGACACCTTGCGCTGGCCTCCCAGGGATTAGGACTGCGCAAGAGATTTAGCAAGGGCCCTGCCGGTACCTTGGCTGCAATTGAGCATCTAGGCTATGTGCAAATAGACACGCTATCAGTTGTGGAGCGAGCACATCACCATGTTCTTTGGAACCGGGTGCCTGGGTATTCTCGGCTGCACTTGAATCAATTAACCAGCACCGGGAAAATTTTTGAGCACTGGTTTCATGCGGCGGCTTACCTGCCTATGCGCGACTACCGATATGCGCTACCACTTATGCTCTCTTTTCGACGTGGCGAGAGCCCCTACTTCAAGAACGTTGACAAGGGGCTAATGGCAGAAATTATCGCCCGTGTGCGCGGCGAAGGTGTACTGAAAACACGCGACCTGAAAGAAAGTACAAAAGGTAAAGGGGTGTGGTGGGACCATGGCCCGGGCAGGCGCGCGCTCGAAAAATTGTTTATGCAAGGCGACTTGATGATTTGCGAGCGCAACGGTATGGAAAAGCTTTATGTCTTGCCTGAACAATTGATCCCCCCAGGTTTGAATCAGCAAGAACCTAGCCCCGAAGAAGTGGCAGCCTATCTGATAGATAACGCCATGCGTGCGCATGGTGTTTTCACCTTGGGGCAACTCCTTCATTTGCGTACCGGAAAGCCCTTGCGCAACGCGATACGTGAACTGCTTCAAGCTCGTCTGGAGCAAGGTATGGTTCAAAAACTGGACACCCCATTACTGCCTGATGCCTATGCCGTGGAGGTCGAGCATCTAGCCACTCGCCATCCGCAATCAGGCGCTGAGGTGCGTCTGCTATCCCCGTTTGACAATGCAGTGATTCATCGCGAACGTTTGAAGCAGATGTTCAACTTTGAGTATCGGCTTGAAAGCTATGTGCCTGCGACTCAGCGCAAGTACGGCTATTTTTGTTTGCCCATTCTGTGGCAAGAGGCCTTTGTTGGCCGTATCGACTGTAAGGTAGATCGGGCCGCAGCTCGTCTTCATGTTCATAACCTGCACCTGGAGCCGGGCTGGGTACCTGACGTAATTTTTCACCAGCGGCTGCAAGATGCGGTCAGTGAGCTGGCGCACTTTTGTGGTTGCACTGATGTGCAGTAA
- a CDS encoding GFA family protein encodes MLTGSCCCGEVQFTVASPPTMMGTCHCSRCRKIGASTFVFVKRESFTLLSGADSITTFKPQAPYKYSRCFCSHCGTALGEVTSILESFPVAANCFDVELPVSNLFHEFVQEKPNWYGICDDAKQFPEHPHQ; translated from the coding sequence ATGCTTACAGGTAGTTGCTGCTGTGGAGAAGTGCAATTTACGGTCGCCAGTCCACCTACCATGATGGGCACATGCCATTGCAGCCGATGCAGAAAGATTGGAGCCAGCACCTTCGTGTTCGTCAAGCGTGAATCTTTCACTCTACTTTCTGGCGCAGACTCCATCACCACATTCAAACCACAAGCTCCCTATAAATACAGCCGCTGCTTTTGCTCTCACTGCGGCACTGCACTTGGCGAAGTGACCTCAATTCTCGAGTCATTCCCTGTCGCAGCTAACTGTTTTGACGTCGAATTGCCAGTAAGCAACCTGTTTCACGAATTTGTCCAGGAGAAGCCCAACTGGTACGGTATATGCGATGACGCCAAACAGTTCCCTGAGCATCCTCACCAGTAA
- a CDS encoding GGDEF domain-containing protein: MVSIDIDHFKKVNDTFGHDVGDIVLRDLAKQMRLVSRADDLPCRIGGEEFLIVLPRASENTAAQVAERLRKQVEETVFEGVGHITISLGVASWPNSSSDIPTVIKYADEMLYKAKREGRNRVAVYRQSETEEMQPA, translated from the coding sequence GTGGTCTCTATCGACATCGACCACTTCAAGAAGGTCAACGACACCTTTGGGCATGATGTCGGTGACATCGTCTTGCGTGATCTGGCAAAGCAGATGAGATTAGTCTCCCGCGCAGATGACTTGCCTTGTCGTATCGGAGGTGAAGAATTTTTAATCGTCTTGCCTAGGGCCAGCGAAAACACTGCAGCTCAAGTCGCAGAGCGCCTGCGCAAGCAGGTGGAAGAAACAGTGTTTGAAGGCGTCGGCCACATCACCATTTCCCTGGGTGTGGCAAGCTGGCCGAACAGCTCTTCCGACATCCCAACGGTTATCAAATACGCCGACGAGATGCTCTACAAAGCCAAGCGTGAAGGCAGAAACCGTGTGGCTGTCTATCGTCAATCAGAGACTGAAGAAATGCAGCCGGCTTAG
- a CDS encoding cache domain-containing protein, giving the protein MSTESAFFAQVLTVAIFTQQKNENTIETQYSIVFIVQIAGKSVKFNISKIFCRIDLRRLILFLTVASACASLINTFYAAYTVQRQQLIDENLNVNFVYANKLAKSTDDFLKAAQQQLAASSAYLSNHFNNIDALSAESERLKNQTESFNSILIVDARSSVLASSPAKLKLTGRTLSTSGVIESIETKKPLISDSYISTVGNLLIFISHPIHDSSGNYLGMVAGTIYLNQQSILNDLLGTHYYNDGSYLYVVDKNKKLIYHPDQNRIGTLVNGNEVIGRIKNGESGSRIVQNTRGIEMVAGYALIPTTRWGVVSQRPMSATLAPLDSLMKQVVLKTLPVAIVSVLLICWCAHRIAKPLRLLSEDAKDISNPEIANKIQNIKSWYVEAHDLKKAMLIGLSLLNENIEKLQDDVKTDPLTKLGNRRSLEAALQNPASFSQWSLSTSTTSRRSTTPLGMMSVTSSCVIWQSR; this is encoded by the coding sequence ATGTCAACAGAGTCTGCATTTTTTGCACAGGTACTGACCGTTGCAATTTTCACACAGCAGAAGAATGAAAATACAATAGAAACACAATATTCGATAGTTTTTATTGTTCAAATAGCTGGGAAATCTGTGAAATTCAACATAAGCAAGATCTTTTGCAGAATAGATCTTAGACGTTTGATTTTGTTCCTCACTGTTGCCAGCGCGTGTGCTTCTTTAATAAATACATTTTATGCAGCTTATACTGTCCAACGGCAACAGCTGATTGATGAAAATCTCAATGTTAATTTCGTCTACGCAAATAAGCTGGCAAAGAGCACAGATGACTTCCTAAAAGCAGCACAACAGCAACTCGCAGCCAGTTCTGCATATCTATCAAATCACTTCAACAATATCGATGCGCTTAGTGCTGAATCTGAAAGACTCAAGAATCAAACTGAAAGCTTCAACTCTATTCTTATAGTTGATGCGCGCTCTAGCGTGCTAGCCTCCTCCCCGGCAAAACTCAAGCTCACCGGAAGAACTCTCTCTACGTCAGGCGTTATTGAATCGATAGAAACGAAGAAGCCGCTGATTAGCGACTCCTATATTTCCACCGTGGGAAATTTGCTGATATTTATATCTCACCCCATACATGACTCATCCGGCAACTATTTAGGAATGGTTGCTGGAACCATCTACCTAAATCAGCAGAGCATCCTAAACGATCTACTTGGAACACATTACTATAATGATGGCTCATATTTGTATGTTGTCGACAAGAACAAGAAGCTCATTTACCATCCTGACCAGAATAGAATTGGTACGCTCGTTAATGGTAATGAAGTCATCGGAAGAATTAAAAATGGCGAATCGGGCAGCCGAATCGTACAGAACACTCGAGGTATTGAGATGGTTGCCGGCTATGCGCTTATTCCCACTACACGTTGGGGAGTGGTTTCCCAGAGACCAATGTCAGCAACGCTTGCTCCATTGGACTCGCTGATGAAGCAGGTGGTTCTTAAGACACTACCTGTCGCGATAGTTTCTGTATTACTCATTTGCTGGTGTGCCCACAGAATCGCAAAGCCTCTACGATTGCTGTCTGAGGACGCGAAAGACATAAGTAATCCTGAAATAGCGAATAAAATTCAGAATATCAAATCGTGGTACGTTGAGGCCCATGATTTAAAAAAGGCCATGTTAATCGGCCTGTCCTTGCTCAATGAAAATATAGAGAAGCTTCAGGACGACGTTAAAACAGATCCTTTGACCAAGCTTGGTAATCGACGTAGCCTGGAAGCTGCATTGCAAAATCCAGCCAGTTTTTCTCAGTGGTCTCTATCGACATCGACCACTTCAAGAAGGTCAACGACACCTTTGGGCATGATGTCGGTGACATCGTCTTGCGTGATCTGGCAAAGCAGATGA
- a CDS encoding pyocin activator PrtN family protein, with translation MNTHFALLAIYGDVNIPLEKCGMEFFGLSPKRAAEAANKQALPVSAYRLGSNKSQWFMDASKLAAYIDQKKVQAEQEWKAVRC, from the coding sequence ATGAACACACACTTCGCACTACTGGCCATCTACGGCGATGTGAACATTCCGCTGGAGAAATGCGGCATGGAGTTCTTCGGCCTAAGCCCCAAACGCGCCGCCGAAGCCGCTAACAAGCAGGCATTGCCTGTGTCTGCTTATCGCCTGGGGTCTAACAAGAGTCAGTGGTTTATGGATGCAAGCAAGCTGGCCGCGTACATCGATCAGAAGAAGGTTCAGGCCGAGCAGGAATGGAAAGCTGTGAGGTGCTGA
- a CDS encoding Tn3-like element IS1071 family transposase produces the protein MQGWHTTFLGMRGLPRDISDFEMKAFFTFDGAERDAINARRGDSHKLGLALHIGFLRMSGRLLGAFRVIPVALWRHLGNELGIAAPEVASLRAMYERGRTLFDHQQVACTVLGFQWMSEHQRRSLVRELRDEVARCADRDQLLVRARQWLYKNKLVIVHERAIRTLIAAALAQLEVETGTAIAASVDPATLDRWRASVSELRPDGQTQQSWLWAAPAKHSTRQISEVLERIDLLYTLDVHKHLADIPDLILRRYARRLVSRPPSAGAKIKEPARTVEVACFLRYCLFTTTDQLILMVQRRIADLWRQAAADVPATVNWAAMYKTLLGELVALSAQGAVPDAELRARLEALITETQKRKPPSRASLVREGLIDGIRPVRSLLVAIAKLPWQATGEHPAIEYLAKLQALYLKGSRKLPVEVVAPSLGMIWQVSISSPDRERAFQALEVATLFALRRAVRNGSVWIEHSLSFRGRARLFFTDERWQAESKKHYARLSLPSKAATFLKPLLARVTAGVDAVAAAARSGVLRVDDELHLSPLPAEDEDPEVTKLRAALDHRIGEVQLPEVILAVDAQVRFSWIMLGREPRSTDELLMVYAGIMAHGTSLTAVECARMIPQLSATSIRQAMRWARDERRLSQACQAVLEFMQRHPIAATWGRSDLASSDMMSMETTKRVWQARLDPRRNTPSIGIYSHVKDRWGIFHAQPFVLNERQAGVAIEGVIRQEKLETSQLAVDTHGYTDFAMSHARLLGFDLCPRLKELKQRHLFVPRGTKVPAEIAAVCEANVDVALIEKHWDSLVHLAASVMSGHASAVAALARFGSAAQGDPIYEAGVQLGRLLRTAFLADYFVKDAFRNELRRVLNRGEAVNALKRAIYTGRISPAQAKRVDEMQAVADALSLMANIVMAWNTSQMQAVLDRWSNRRQVIPPELIGKIAPTRLESINLRGVFRFPVDRYADQILPSRPNASITGTNG, from the coding sequence ATGCAGGGTTGGCACACAACGTTTTTGGGGATGCGTGGGCTCCCCCGCGATATCAGCGACTTCGAGATGAAGGCATTTTTCACCTTCGATGGTGCCGAGCGCGACGCAATCAATGCACGCCGAGGTGATTCCCACAAGCTTGGTCTGGCGCTCCATATTGGTTTCCTGCGCATGAGTGGGCGTTTGCTCGGTGCCTTTCGGGTAATTCCAGTAGCCTTGTGGCGCCACCTTGGCAACGAGCTTGGCATTGCAGCACCAGAAGTCGCCTCGCTGAGAGCCATGTATGAACGCGGGCGCACGCTATTCGATCACCAACAAGTAGCCTGCACGGTCCTTGGATTCCAGTGGATGAGCGAGCACCAGCGCCGCTCACTGGTACGTGAACTGCGCGACGAAGTGGCGCGCTGCGCCGACCGCGATCAGCTACTCGTGCGGGCGCGTCAATGGCTGTACAAGAACAAGCTGGTGATCGTGCACGAGCGGGCAATTCGGACACTGATTGCGGCGGCACTTGCCCAGCTTGAAGTTGAAACAGGCACCGCCATCGCCGCCAGCGTTGATCCAGCAACACTTGATCGCTGGCGAGCCTCAGTTTCAGAGCTGCGCCCAGATGGACAAACCCAGCAGAGTTGGCTATGGGCTGCACCGGCGAAACACTCAACCCGCCAAATCAGCGAGGTACTGGAGCGCATCGACCTGCTTTACACGCTGGACGTTCATAAGCACCTGGCAGACATCCCCGATCTCATCTTGCGCCGCTACGCGCGCCGACTTGTCTCCAGGCCGCCCTCAGCCGGAGCCAAGATCAAAGAGCCAGCGCGCACCGTGGAGGTCGCATGCTTTCTTCGGTATTGCCTGTTCACCACCACAGACCAGTTGATCCTTATGGTGCAGCGCCGGATCGCCGATCTGTGGCGTCAGGCTGCCGCCGATGTCCCCGCTACCGTCAATTGGGCCGCAATGTACAAAACGCTGCTCGGCGAACTTGTTGCCTTGAGCGCGCAAGGTGCGGTGCCAGATGCTGAGTTGCGTGCCCGTCTTGAAGCCTTGATCACCGAAACCCAGAAACGCAAACCACCGAGCAGGGCCTCCCTGGTCCGCGAGGGATTGATTGATGGAATTCGCCCCGTGCGGTCGTTGCTCGTCGCCATTGCAAAGCTGCCCTGGCAGGCCACCGGCGAGCATCCTGCCATCGAGTACCTTGCCAAGCTGCAAGCTTTATATCTCAAAGGATCCAGAAAGCTGCCAGTTGAAGTGGTGGCACCAAGTCTGGGAATGATCTGGCAGGTTTCGATCTCCAGCCCAGACCGGGAACGGGCGTTTCAGGCGTTGGAGGTGGCCACCCTGTTTGCCCTGCGCCGCGCGGTGCGCAATGGCTCGGTCTGGATTGAGCACAGCCTGAGCTTTCGGGGTCGTGCGCGCTTGTTCTTCACGGACGAGCGTTGGCAGGCAGAGTCCAAGAAACACTATGCCCGTCTATCGTTACCCAGCAAGGCTGCCACTTTCTTGAAGCCTTTGCTGGCCAGAGTAACTGCCGGTGTCGATGCGGTGGCCGCTGCAGCCCGCAGTGGCGTACTGCGCGTGGATGATGAACTCCATTTGTCGCCATTGCCCGCAGAGGACGAAGACCCAGAAGTGACCAAGCTGCGCGCGGCTTTGGATCACCGCATCGGTGAGGTTCAATTGCCGGAAGTGATTCTGGCCGTTGACGCCCAGGTGCGCTTTAGCTGGATCATGCTCGGACGTGAGCCGCGCTCTACCGACGAGCTGCTGATGGTCTATGCCGGCATCATGGCCCACGGCACCAGTCTGACTGCGGTCGAATGCGCGCGCATGATTCCGCAATTGTCTGCCACCAGCATTCGCCAGGCCATGCGCTGGGCGCGGGACGAACGGCGTCTGAGCCAGGCCTGCCAGGCTGTGCTGGAATTCATGCAGCGACACCCGATTGCCGCCACCTGGGGGCGGTCCGATTTGGCATCTTCTGACATGATGAGCATGGAGACCACCAAACGGGTGTGGCAAGCCCGGCTTGATCCTCGGCGCAACACACCTTCCATTGGAATCTACTCCCATGTAAAAGACCGGTGGGGCATCTTCCATGCGCAGCCCTTTGTGCTCAATGAGCGCCAGGCGGGCGTGGCCATTGAAGGTGTCATCCGCCAAGAAAAGCTGGAGACCAGCCAGCTTGCTGTGGATACCCATGGCTACACCGACTTTGCCATGTCACATGCCCGTTTGCTTGGTTTTGATCTTTGCCCGCGGTTGAAGGAACTCAAACAGCGCCACCTCTTTGTGCCACGCGGCACCAAAGTGCCCGCAGAAATCGCTGCGGTGTGCGAAGCCAATGTCGACGTCGCTTTGATCGAAAAGCATTGGGATAGTCTGGTGCACCTGGCAGCCTCGGTCATGAGCGGACATGCCAGTGCGGTGGCAGCTCTTGCGCGGTTCGGTTCTGCCGCCCAGGGCGATCCAATCTATGAGGCTGGCGTGCAATTGGGGCGGTTGCTGCGTACGGCGTTTTTGGCTGACTACTTTGTCAAGGACGCTTTCAGGAACGAGTTGCGCCGGGTGCTCAATCGGGGCGAGGCTGTTAACGCCCTCAAGCGCGCCATTTATACCGGCCGGATCAGCCCGGCGCAGGCCAAACGTGTCGATGAAATGCAGGCTGTGGCCGATGCGTTGAGCCTGATGGCCAACATCGTGATGGCGTGGAATACCTCACAGATGCAGGCGGTCCTGGATCGCTGGTCGAACCGCCGCCAGGTCATTCCACCGGAACTGATCGGGAAGATTGCGCCCACCAGGCTGGAGAGCATCAACTTGCGGGGTGTGTTTCGCTTCCCGGTTGACCGCTATGCTGACCAAATCCTGCCTTCGCGGCCAAATGCATCGATAACTGGCACCAATGGATGA
- a CDS encoding electron transfer flavoprotein subunit alpha/FixB family protein, whose product MSVLVIAEHDNASIKGATLNTVTAAAACGGDVHVLVAGHNAGAAAQAAAQIAGVAKVIHADAAGLEHGLAENVAAQVLAIAQNYSHILFPATASGKNVAPRVAAKLDVAQISDITKVISADTFERPIYAGNAIATVQSSDSVKVITVRTTGFDAAATTGGSAQIETAAATPDAGQSRFVGSEIAKSDRPELTAAKIIVSGGRALGSKEKFDEVITPLADKLGAAMGASRAAVDAGYAPNDWQVGQTGKIVAPQLYVAVGISGAIQHLAGMKDSKVIVAINKDPEAPIFSVADYGLEADLFTAVPELVKAL is encoded by the coding sequence ATGTCGGTACTTGTGATTGCTGAACACGACAACGCGTCCATCAAGGGCGCCACGCTCAACACCGTCACCGCTGCCGCCGCCTGCGGCGGAGACGTCCACGTGCTCGTCGCCGGCCACAACGCCGGCGCCGCCGCGCAGGCCGCAGCGCAAATCGCCGGCGTCGCCAAGGTGATCCACGCCGACGCCGCGGGCCTCGAGCATGGCCTCGCCGAGAACGTCGCCGCGCAGGTGCTCGCCATCGCCCAGAACTACAGCCACATCCTGTTCCCCGCGACGGCCAGCGGCAAGAACGTCGCGCCGCGCGTCGCTGCCAAGCTTGACGTCGCGCAGATCAGCGACATCACCAAGGTGATCAGCGCCGACACGTTCGAGCGCCCGATCTACGCGGGCAACGCGATCGCCACCGTGCAGAGCAGCGACAGCGTCAAGGTCATCACCGTGCGCACGACGGGCTTTGACGCCGCAGCTACTACCGGCGGCAGCGCACAAATCGAAACGGCCGCCGCCACGCCCGACGCGGGCCAGAGCCGCTTCGTCGGCAGCGAGATCGCCAAGAGCGACCGGCCCGAACTCACGGCCGCCAAGATCATCGTCTCGGGCGGGCGGGCGCTCGGCAGCAAGGAAAAGTTCGACGAAGTGATCACGCCGCTGGCCGACAAGCTCGGCGCCGCGATGGGCGCAAGCCGCGCGGCCGTCGACGCGGGCTATGCCCCCAACGACTGGCAGGTCGGGCAGACCGGCAAGATCGTCGCGCCGCAGCTGTACGTGGCTGTCGGCATCTCGGGGGCGATCCAGCACCTGGCGGGGATGAAGGACTCGAAGGTGATCGTGGCGATCAACAAGGATCCGGAGGCGCCGATCTTCTCGGTGGCCGACTATGGCTTGGAGGCCGATCTGTTCACGGCTGTGCCGGAATTGGTTAAGGCGCTCTGA
- a CDS encoding electron transfer flavoprotein subunit beta/FixA family protein: protein MKILVPVKRVVDYNVKVRVKSDGTGVDTANVKMSMNPFDEIAVEEAVRLKEKGVASEVIAVSCGDAKCQETLRTAMAIGADRAILVETPADLELQPLAVAKLLKALVDKEQPGLIILGKQAIDDDANQTGQMLAALANLPQGTFASKVEVVDGKVHVTREVDGGLETLALSLPAVVTTDLRLNEPRYVTLPNIMKAKKKQLDTLKPEDLGVDVTPRLKTLKVTEPAKRGAGVKVADVAALVEKLKNEAKVI from the coding sequence ATGAAAATCCTCGTACCCGTCAAGCGCGTGGTCGACTACAACGTCAAGGTCCGAGTCAAGTCGGACGGCACGGGAGTCGACACCGCCAACGTCAAGATGAGCATGAACCCCTTCGACGAGATCGCCGTCGAGGAGGCCGTTCGCCTCAAGGAAAAGGGCGTGGCGAGCGAAGTCATCGCCGTCTCCTGCGGCGACGCCAAATGCCAGGAGACGCTGCGCACCGCGATGGCGATCGGCGCCGACCGCGCCATCCTCGTCGAGACCCCAGCCGACCTCGAGCTGCAGCCCCTGGCCGTCGCCAAGCTCTTGAAGGCCCTGGTCGACAAGGAACAACCGGGCCTCATCATCCTGGGCAAGCAGGCGATCGACGACGACGCCAACCAGACCGGCCAGATGCTCGCAGCGCTCGCCAACCTGCCCCAGGGCACGTTCGCGAGCAAGGTCGAAGTGGTGGACGGCAAGGTCCACGTCACGCGCGAAGTCGACGGCGGCCTCGAAACACTGGCGCTGAGCCTCCCCGCCGTCGTCACGACCGACCTGCGCCTCAACGAGCCGCGCTACGTGACGCTGCCCAACATCATGAAGGCCAAGAAAAAGCAGCTCGACACGCTCAAGCCCGAGGACCTCGGCGTGGACGTCACGCCGCGCCTGAAAACCTTGAAAGTCACCGAGCCCGCCAAGCGCGGCGCCGGCGTCAAGGTGGCCGACGTGGCCGCGCTGGTCGAAAAACTCAAGAACGAAGCGAAGGTGATCTAA
- a CDS encoding acyl-CoA dehydrogenase, whose product MSVYTAPLRDMLFAMKEVGGLDVICGQPGNEETTPDLVEAILQEAANYAAGVLDPLNRPGDVQGARWHDGEVTPADGFRDAWASFCENGWIGMPASTEWGGQGLPTLVSTAVLEMWKSSNLAFSLCQMLTLGAVETIAHHGSDDLKRRFLEPMVAGRWTGTMNLTEPQAGSDLAALSSRAVPEGDHYRISGNKIFITWGEHDMVENIVHLVLARLPDAPPGVKGISLFLCPKFLINDDGSLGERNDLACTSIEHKLGIHGSPTASMSFGDRGGAIGYLVGEPHQGLACMFTMMNHARLNVGLEGVGVAERAYQHARSYALERVQGKPALAGSATIVGHPDVRRMLMDMKARTEAMRALAYFCAGQMDRAAGHPDARERADALALVGLLTPIVKGWCTDGAQGITSDGVQIHGGMGYIEETGAAQYFRDARITTIYEGTTGIQANDLIGRKLAREGGRTLKELLGRIDSDARRLTVASDAALTQIGGALAAAAHALEEATDWLLANDAQPAHCAAGAVPFLRLAGTVIGGWLSARMAEAATAQLAADSGDASFLGAKRATAGHYATHVLVQAPMLRNIVTGGAGSTLALADDQL is encoded by the coding sequence ATGTCTGTCTACACCGCGCCCCTGCGCGACATGCTGTTCGCAATGAAGGAGGTCGGGGGGTTAGACGTCATTTGCGGCCAGCCCGGCAACGAAGAAACTACGCCCGATCTGGTTGAGGCGATCCTGCAGGAGGCGGCCAACTACGCCGCCGGCGTGCTGGACCCGCTGAACCGCCCCGGCGACGTGCAAGGCGCGCGCTGGCACGACGGCGAGGTCACGCCCGCCGATGGCTTTCGCGACGCCTGGGCCAGCTTCTGCGAGAACGGCTGGATCGGCATGCCGGCCTCTACCGAGTGGGGCGGCCAAGGTCTGCCGACACTGGTTTCCACCGCCGTGCTGGAGATGTGGAAGTCGTCCAACCTGGCTTTCAGCCTGTGCCAGATGCTCACGCTCGGCGCAGTGGAGACGATCGCCCACCACGGCAGTGACGACCTCAAGCGCCGCTTCCTCGAGCCCATGGTCGCTGGCCGCTGGACCGGCACCATGAACCTCACCGAGCCGCAAGCTGGCTCGGACCTGGCCGCGCTGAGCAGCCGCGCCGTGCCCGAGGGTGATCATTACCGCATCAGCGGCAATAAGATTTTCATCACCTGGGGCGAGCACGACATGGTGGAGAACATCGTCCACCTGGTGCTGGCCCGCCTGCCCGACGCCCCGCCGGGCGTGAAGGGCATCTCGCTGTTCCTGTGCCCAAAATTCCTGATCAATGACGACGGATCCCTGGGCGAACGCAACGACCTTGCCTGTACCTCGATCGAGCACAAGCTAGGCATTCACGGCAGCCCTACAGCGTCCATGAGCTTCGGCGATCGGGGCGGCGCGATCGGCTACCTAGTCGGCGAGCCACACCAGGGGCTGGCGTGCATGTTCACGATGATGAACCACGCACGGCTGAACGTCGGGCTCGAGGGCGTAGGCGTTGCCGAGCGTGCCTACCAGCATGCGCGGTCATATGCTTTGGAGCGCGTGCAGGGCAAGCCGGCGCTGGCCGGCAGCGCCACCATCGTTGGCCACCCCGACGTGCGCCGCATGCTGATGGATATGAAGGCGCGCACCGAGGCGATGCGTGCGCTGGCCTACTTCTGCGCAGGGCAGATGGATCGCGCCGCCGGTCACCCTGATGCACGGGAGCGCGCTGATGCTCTGGCGCTGGTCGGCCTGCTGACGCCGATAGTCAAGGGCTGGTGTACAGACGGTGCACAGGGCATCACATCCGATGGCGTCCAGATCCACGGCGGCATGGGCTACATCGAAGAAACCGGCGCGGCGCAGTACTTCCGCGATGCCCGGATCACGACGATCTACGAAGGAACCACAGGCATCCAGGCCAACGACCTGATCGGCCGCAAGTTGGCACGCGAGGGCGGGCGCACGCTGAAGGAACTGCTGGGCCGCATCGACAGCGATGCGCGACGCCTGACTGTGGCGTCCGATGCCGCGCTGACGCAGATCGGCGGCGCATTGGCGGCGGCAGCCCATGCACTGGAGGAAGCGACCGATTGGCTGTTGGCCAACGACGCACAGCCCGCGCACTGCGCGGCGGGTGCCGTGCCCTTTCTGCGGCTGGCGGGCACGGTGATCGGCGGCTGGCTGTCGGCCCGCATGGCCGAAGCGGCCACCGCGCAACTGGCAGCGGACTCGGGCGATGCTAGCTTCCTCGGTGCTAAGCGAGCCACGGCCGGCCACTACGCGACGCACGTCCTGGTGCAGGCCCCGATGCTGCGCAACATCGTCACTGGCGGCGCCGGCAGCACGCTGGCCCTGGCGGACGATCAACTCTGA
- a CDS encoding transposase: MHQEVKRQAEYARRVRLVFQHEGHFDLLGTPRQGWVPRGSRPIVGARLQRQYLYAFAAVSTHDGVMDSLEPPWANAETMPVFLAEMARRHVVEFIIMVMDQAGWHIAGHLDVPQNMSQEFLPPYSLELNPVEHL; this comes from the coding sequence GTGCACCAAGAGGTCAAGCGTCAAGCTGAATATGCTCGCCGCGTGCGGCTGGTGTTCCAGCACGAAGGGCACTTCGACCTGCTGGGAACACCCCGGCAGGGTTGGGTGCCCAGGGGCTCACGCCCCATCGTCGGCGCACGCCTGCAACGCCAGTACCTGTACGCCTTCGCTGCCGTTAGCACGCACGATGGCGTGATGGACTCTCTGGAGCCGCCCTGGGCTAACGCTGAGACAATGCCGGTGTTCCTGGCAGAGATGGCGCGACGCCATGTCGTCGAGTTCATCATCATGGTCATGGATCAAGCGGGTTGGCACATCGCGGGTCACTTGGATGTGCCACAGAATATGAGCCAAGAGTTTCTGCCACCCTACAGCCTTGAGCTGAATCCGGTCGAGCATCTGTGA